In the genome of Candidatus Cloacimonadota bacterium, the window CTTAAAATGAATTGGGAAGAAATCAACCACGCTGATGGTATTTATACGGTGAATGTAGCGATGTTACACGATGAGATCGTTGTGGAAGATGGCATGGTTTACCTATATCTTGTGGAAGATAATCTCGGAGAAGGACTTACGCGCATTGTACACTATGTGTCGAGCCAAGCCATTTCGATTGCCGGCGCAGGCAGCACTGCCCTATTTGATTTTGACATAACGCCAGATCCGGCTTGGGATTTGTCCAATCTATGGGCAGTGGCTTTTGTACAATTACCTTCTAATACGATATTACAGGCAATAAGTTCCGAACCGCAATCCGGAAATCAGATCCGTGTAGCAGCTCCCTTCGATTTGAATATGCGAACAGAGGATACAGGTGCGTTCTTCTCCCCCAATTTCTATGTTTACAACATCGGTGAAGCGAGCATACTCAACACATCTGTACAGGTACATAGTGCTCCGGATGATTGGTACGTAAATTATTGTGATTTACAAGGAATGTGCTATCCGGGCAGTATGATTTTCTCACACAACATGAGCCCAAATCAGGCAAAAGCGTTCGATCTGAATATAAGTGCCGGAAGCGAAGGCACCGGCGTATTTGACTTTGTAATTGAATCCGACGATGCTCCCAGCTATCGGATTCCGTTTACATTGAGAGTTGGAAACGTAAGCAACGTCGATCCGCTTATGGTCCCTGCAACTCTAAGCATTCAAAACACTTGGCCTAACCCCTTCAAACAAGGTCTCAGCTTCCAAATCCAAAATGCAAAGGCTGGATCTTCTTCCAAGATAACAATCTTCAATACCCGCGGACAAAAAGTGGATGAACTGCCGTTGCAAAATCTCAAAGAAGGGATAAATCAGGTTTCTTGGAATGCCACTGATTTGCCCTCTGGGGTTTATTTCTATCGCTTGGATGGCAATCTGCAAAGCGGTAAACTGTTAAAAGTTCAATAGAGATGAACGACAATATTCTTTTTGCCTTTGGGTTGACTCTTTTGGCAGGTTTATCTACGGGGATTGGTTCCCTGATGGCGTTTACCTCCAAAAAGTTCAGCCCAAAGTTCCTCTCCGCCGCTTTAGGGCTATCGGCGGGGGTGATGATTTATGTGAGTTTTGTGGAGATATTTCCCAAAGCGCATGAATCTCTGGCAGTTGTATATGGCGATAAAATGGGGCATTGGTACACTCTGATCGCTTTCTTTGTGGG includes:
- a CDS encoding T9SS type A sorting domain-containing protein, with the protein product MKHIMIIILLLGLALLYAQNAPYYPTTTLIENFGASWCAACEFAQMGLDTIESQINPGEVIFTRLLTESGQHSSAEVDSRFELYEVLGFPAVIFNGKIRVNGSDEPVMDGSLYREALNQFRYLGSPLKMNWEEINHADGIYTVNVAMLHDEIVVEDGMVYLYLVEDNLGEGLTRIVHYVSSQAISIAGAGSTALFDFDITPDPAWDLSNLWAVAFVQLPSNTILQAISSEPQSGNQIRVAAPFDLNMRTEDTGAFFSPNFYVYNIGEASILNTSVQVHSAPDDWYVNYCDLQGMCYPGSMIFSHNMSPNQAKAFDLNISAGSEGTGVFDFVIESDDAPSYRIPFTLRVGNVSNVDPLMVPATLSIQNTWPNPFKQGLSFQIQNAKAGSSSKITIFNTRGQKVDELPLQNLKEGINQVSWNATDLPSGVYFYRLDGNLQSGKLLKVQ